From one Salmo salar chromosome ssa09, Ssal_v3.1, whole genome shotgun sequence genomic stretch:
- the LOC106613131 gene encoding 2-phosphoxylose phosphatase 1 isoform X1: MLARNLFIFLVVVGAALAIVSLSLQFFHLIPTTPMGEERPPQGQGQGQGKSRKRVIPVPNTEAPEPDPIAEAYGYCNTPNHSEQAWEGHSPVDYKLLSIQVMIRHGDRYPLYAIPKTKRPAIDCTLSPKRKPSHPQLNSFIGHMAQGGRGRWEGTLSSLPRLPNHSTCEMGELTQTGVVQHLRNGQLLRLAYKRHKLLPPNWSTKQVWVETTGRSRTLQSAMALLYGFLPDFDWSRLTVHHQWSTLFCGSACDCPARNRYLEEEQRRQYRLRAADTELERTYADMARTLGLPPRQLRAANPIDSLLCHLCHGLSFPCVAAGSALGSGGCLTLAQFAVIRRQQLEDEVDRRRVGLYRRYAVLATHPYLNRTANRMERFAKANAPGRKPRAGGEEAFTLSSAHDVTVAPLLSALGLEDALFPRFAARVVFELWRSPPATQGQHKGQGQGLVKAAWLKGERSKGGNWGNMFVRVLYNGEDVTFHTTFCRSHGRNAAQPLCPLGNFLSFVKKDMFNVLNATSYHNACYRRTG, from the exons ATGCTGGCTAGAAACCTCTTCATcttcctggtggtggtgggggcagCGCTGGCCATCGTGAGCCTCAGCCTCCAATTCT tccACCTAATCCCCACTACACCCATGGGTGAGGAGCGGCCCCCCCAGGGTCAAGGCCAGGGCCAAGGGAAGAGCAGGAAGAGAGTGATCCCTGTCCCCAACACAGAGGCTCCTGAACCAGACCCAATCGCTGAGGCTTATGGCTACTGCAACACCCCCAACCACTCTGAACAGGCCTGGGAGG GACACAGCCCTGTGGACTACAAGCTGCTGTCTATCCAGGTGATGATTCGCCATGGCGACCGTTACCCCCTTTACGCCATCCCCAAAACCAAGCGGCCTGCCATCGACTGCACCCTGTCCCCAAAGAG GAAACCCTCCCACCCCCAGCTGAATTCTTTCATTGGTCACATGGCCCAGGGGGGGCGTGGCCGCTGGGAGGGGACTCTCAGCTCGTTGCCCCGCCTCCCTAACCACAGCACCTGTGAGATGGGTGAGCTCACTCAGACAG GTGTGGTGCAGCACTTACGCAATGGCCAGCTCCTTCGCCTAGCCTACAAGCGTCACAAACTCCTCCCGCCCAATTGGTCGACCAAGCAGGTGTGGGTGGAGACTACGGGCAGGAGCCGCACCCTCCAGAGTGCTATGGCTCTTCTGTATGGGTTCCTGCCAGACTTTGACTGGAGCCGTCTGACAGTCCACCACCAGTGGAGCACGTTGTTCTGTGGCTCAGCCTGCGACTGTCCTGCTAGGAACCGCTAtctggaggaggagcagaggagacagTACCGCCTCAGAGCGGCAGACACTGAACTGGAGAGGACCTACGCAGACATGGCCCGTACGCTAGGTCTGCCCCCGCGCCAGCTCAGAGCTGCCAACCCTATAGACTCTCTGCTGTGCCACCTGTGCCACGGCCTGTCCTTCCCCTGTGTGGCAGCAGGAAGTGCTCTCGGCAGTGGGGGCTGTCTGACTCTGGCCCAGTTCGCTGTGATCCGGAGGCAGCAGTTAGAGGACGAGGTGGACAGGAGGAGGGTGGGACTGTATCGCCGCTACGCCGTGCTCGCCACCCACCCCTACCTCAACCGCACCGCCAATCGGATGGAGCGCTTCGCCAAGGCCAACGCTCCGGGTCGAAAACCCcgtgctggaggagaggaggcgtTCACCCTGTCCTCGGCTCACGACGTCACCGTGGCGCCATTACTAAGCGCCCTGGGCTTGGAGGATGCACTCTTCCCGAGGTTTGCGGCGAGGGTTGTGTTTGAGTTGTGGAGGAGTCCGCCCGCAACTCAGGGACAACATAAGGGGCAAGGCCAGGGCTTGGTTAAGGCTGCTTGGTTGAAAGGGGAGAGGTCAAAGGGTGGTAATTGGGGAAACATGTTTGTGAGGGTTCTGTACAACGGAGAGGATGTGACTTTCCATACCACCTTCTGTCGCTCACATGGCCGCAACGCCGCACAGCCGCTATGCCCCCTGGGTAACTTCCTGTCGTTCGTCAAGAAAGACATGTTCAATGTCCTCAACGCCACGTCCTACCACAACGCCTGCTACCGACGGACAGGCTGA
- the LOC106613131 gene encoding 2-phosphoxylose phosphatase 1 isoform X2, with protein sequence MGEERPPQGQGQGQGKSRKRVIPVPNTEAPEPDPIAEAYGYCNTPNHSEQAWEGHSPVDYKLLSIQVMIRHGDRYPLYAIPKTKRPAIDCTLSPKRKPSHPQLNSFIGHMAQGGRGRWEGTLSSLPRLPNHSTCEMGELTQTGVVQHLRNGQLLRLAYKRHKLLPPNWSTKQVWVETTGRSRTLQSAMALLYGFLPDFDWSRLTVHHQWSTLFCGSACDCPARNRYLEEEQRRQYRLRAADTELERTYADMARTLGLPPRQLRAANPIDSLLCHLCHGLSFPCVAAGSALGSGGCLTLAQFAVIRRQQLEDEVDRRRVGLYRRYAVLATHPYLNRTANRMERFAKANAPGRKPRAGGEEAFTLSSAHDVTVAPLLSALGLEDALFPRFAARVVFELWRSPPATQGQHKGQGQGLVKAAWLKGERSKGGNWGNMFVRVLYNGEDVTFHTTFCRSHGRNAAQPLCPLGNFLSFVKKDMFNVLNATSYHNACYRRTG encoded by the exons ATGGGTGAGGAGCGGCCCCCCCAGGGTCAAGGCCAGGGCCAAGGGAAGAGCAGGAAGAGAGTGATCCCTGTCCCCAACACAGAGGCTCCTGAACCAGACCCAATCGCTGAGGCTTATGGCTACTGCAACACCCCCAACCACTCTGAACAGGCCTGGGAGG GACACAGCCCTGTGGACTACAAGCTGCTGTCTATCCAGGTGATGATTCGCCATGGCGACCGTTACCCCCTTTACGCCATCCCCAAAACCAAGCGGCCTGCCATCGACTGCACCCTGTCCCCAAAGAG GAAACCCTCCCACCCCCAGCTGAATTCTTTCATTGGTCACATGGCCCAGGGGGGGCGTGGCCGCTGGGAGGGGACTCTCAGCTCGTTGCCCCGCCTCCCTAACCACAGCACCTGTGAGATGGGTGAGCTCACTCAGACAG GTGTGGTGCAGCACTTACGCAATGGCCAGCTCCTTCGCCTAGCCTACAAGCGTCACAAACTCCTCCCGCCCAATTGGTCGACCAAGCAGGTGTGGGTGGAGACTACGGGCAGGAGCCGCACCCTCCAGAGTGCTATGGCTCTTCTGTATGGGTTCCTGCCAGACTTTGACTGGAGCCGTCTGACAGTCCACCACCAGTGGAGCACGTTGTTCTGTGGCTCAGCCTGCGACTGTCCTGCTAGGAACCGCTAtctggaggaggagcagaggagacagTACCGCCTCAGAGCGGCAGACACTGAACTGGAGAGGACCTACGCAGACATGGCCCGTACGCTAGGTCTGCCCCCGCGCCAGCTCAGAGCTGCCAACCCTATAGACTCTCTGCTGTGCCACCTGTGCCACGGCCTGTCCTTCCCCTGTGTGGCAGCAGGAAGTGCTCTCGGCAGTGGGGGCTGTCTGACTCTGGCCCAGTTCGCTGTGATCCGGAGGCAGCAGTTAGAGGACGAGGTGGACAGGAGGAGGGTGGGACTGTATCGCCGCTACGCCGTGCTCGCCACCCACCCCTACCTCAACCGCACCGCCAATCGGATGGAGCGCTTCGCCAAGGCCAACGCTCCGGGTCGAAAACCCcgtgctggaggagaggaggcgtTCACCCTGTCCTCGGCTCACGACGTCACCGTGGCGCCATTACTAAGCGCCCTGGGCTTGGAGGATGCACTCTTCCCGAGGTTTGCGGCGAGGGTTGTGTTTGAGTTGTGGAGGAGTCCGCCCGCAACTCAGGGACAACATAAGGGGCAAGGCCAGGGCTTGGTTAAGGCTGCTTGGTTGAAAGGGGAGAGGTCAAAGGGTGGTAATTGGGGAAACATGTTTGTGAGGGTTCTGTACAACGGAGAGGATGTGACTTTCCATACCACCTTCTGTCGCTCACATGGCCGCAACGCCGCACAGCCGCTATGCCCCCTGGGTAACTTCCTGTCGTTCGTCAAGAAAGACATGTTCAATGTCCTCAACGCCACGTCCTACCACAACGCCTGCTACCGACGGACAGGCTGA